The DNA sequence CGACGAGGACGGCCGTGCGGCCGCCCAGCACCGGCGCCGGGCGGCCCGCGCGGTAGACCTGCTCGCGGCGGCGCAGCTCCGCGCGCTCGGCCGCGACCAGGTCGCCGAGACCGTCGGCGGACAGCCCGAGCGACTCCAGCGCCCGGGTGTCGAACAGCGGCGGCGCCTCGCCGGCCAGCGCGCCCACCCCCAGCTCCCGGTTGAACGGGGCGCCGATCTTGCGCACCACGACCACGTCCAGGGGCGCGTCCAGCGCCCGTGCCACCTCGGCCGCCACCGGCACGCCGCCGCGCGGCAGCGCCAGCACGTACGGGGACCGCAGCTCACCGGCGCGGTGGCGCACCAGTACCGAGGCCGCCAGCTCCCGGCCCGCCTCCCCCCGGTCGGCGAAGCGCATCGCCGCTCACTCCCACCGGGCGGGAGGGCCGGTGCCGTCGTCCGCGCCGGGTTCCTCCTCGATGTGCACGGCCGCCTCCTCGGCGGACGCCGCGCCCCCGTCGATGCCGACGTCCCGCGCGACGGTCCCCGCGGGCCTGCGGGGCGCGGGGTCGTCGGCCGGGGCGAGCCGTCCCGCCCGGGCGCCCCCGGCGATCTCGCCGGCCGGTTCGCCGTCGCCGCCGGCCAGGTCGCCGATGCCGTCCCCGTCCGGCGGCGTCACGTCCGGCACCTCCTGCGCCAGCCGTTCGTCCAGCGTCTCGCCCTCCTCGGCCTCGGCGCCCGTGGTGCCGTGCCGGCCCACTCCGAGGGGGCGCTCCGGCGGCGAGTAGCCCTCCTCCATCACGTCGTCGAGGCTGCGCTCGCCGATCACGTTCTCCGGGTCGAACGCGCCGCTGGGACGGTTGTCCGCGTCGGAGTGCCCGGGCTGGTAGACGTCGTCGCCCCGTGCCTGGTCCGCGGCGGTGGTGTCGTCCGACATGTCCGCTCCCCTTCATCAGCCGGTCGTGGACCGCGGTCGCGGTCCCGCTACGGGCCGGGTGCCCACCTCGGCGCCGTTCAACAGCGCGCGCCGGCGCCGGCCGGGAACGCCTGCCGGCCGGCGGCCTCGCGGGGGCGGGCGCACAGCGCGGTGCACGGGGACTCCGTGCAGGTGGGCGGGGTACGCGGGAGGTTCAGGTGCCCGGGGGCGTCCGCGGCGCGGAGTCGGCGGCGGACGGCACGTACTCCTCCGCCTCGCTCTCCTCCTCGCCGTCGATCACGTGCATCGCGGCCTCCTCGGCGGACGCGGCCCCGCCGTCGATGCCGACGTCCCGGGCGACCACGTCGTTGTGGCGGCGCGGCGCGATGTCGTCCACCGCGGCCAGCCTGCCCGACCGCGCGCGGCCCGACTCGCCGTCCAGCGGTTCGCCGTCGCCGTC is a window from the Streptomyces zhihengii genome containing:
- a CDS encoding phosphoribosyltransferase, which gives rise to MRFADRGEAGRELAASVLVRHRAGELRSPYVLALPRGGVPVAAEVARALDAPLDVVVVRKIGAPFNRELGVGALAGEAPPLFDTRALESLGLSADGLGDLVAAERAELRRREQVYRAGRPAPVLGGRTAVLVDDGLATGVTARAAVRAVRAMEPAAVVLAAPVCSREAAGTLRAEVDQLVTLYTPWPFHSVGQWYHDFTQVGDDEVVAVLRDAAAARPQ
- a CDS encoding DUF5709 domain-containing protein, which codes for MSDDTTAADQARGDDVYQPGHSDADNRPSGAFDPENVIGERSLDDVMEEGYSPPERPLGVGRHGTTGAEAEEGETLDERLAQEVPDVTPPDGDGIGDLAGGDGEPAGEIAGGARAGRLAPADDPAPRRPAGTVARDVGIDGGAASAEEAAVHIEEEPGADDGTGPPARWE